The Thermoplasmata archaeon genome includes the window GTGGGCAAGAAGGAGATCGAGTCCGGCAAGTTGAACGTCCGCGTGCGGGCCACCAAGGAGCAGAAGGAGATGACCGCGACCGAGCTCCGCGGACTGGTGCTCGATCGCATCGCGGGCCGACCCTTCCGGCCCCTCGCGGAGCACGGGCTCATCAGCGCCCGGCCCACGTTCCGGGGATAGCCTGCGTCCCACGTTCTCACAGTTGAGAATCGCACCCGCTGCTTTAAGCGCCGCCTTCGTGGCTCGGGGAGCCGGTGGCCCTCGTGAAGCGGGACACGGTCGACCTGCTCCTGGGAATCGGTGTGCTGGCCGTCGGCATCGGGATCCTCCTGTTCACGTTCTCCCTGGCCCTCGGGGTCGCGCAGAACCCGGGCGACTTCTTCCGGAACCAGATGGCCCAGACGAACGCCCAGGTCAAGGGGCCCACGGCGGACTTCACCTATTCCGGATCCGACCTGAACGTCACGTTCACGGACAAGAGCGTGGCCGGCTCGGCCTCGCTGACCTCCTGGCAATGGAATTTCGGGGACAACGCGACGAGTAGTCGCCAGAATCCCTCCCATCGCTTCTATTCATACGGCTCCTGGCAAGTCAGCCTCACGGTCGTCGACGGGAACGCGCAGCAGAGCCGGACCTTCGCCCAGGTGACCATCCAGCCCCGCGTCCCCACCTCAGGCAACGCGGTCGGGAACCCCTTCGGCGGTGCCGGCGGGCTCAACGTGAACCTCGACCTGGGCGTCTTCCTGATCCCCATCGGCGTCGGGCTCCTGACCACAGGGATGTTCCTGGTCATGGCGTTGATCGGGGGCCTGATCACCAAGGCAGGCTGGAACCTGATCAAACCCAAGCCCGAGACGGTCCGCGTGCGGTTGAAGCCCCGGGACCTCACCCAAGCGTTCGAGGAAGACACCACGCCCGTTGGGGTCCGGCCCCAGGCGCTTGCGCCGCCTCCGCCCCCTCCCGGCTGAGTCGGCGCAGAGGCACGCCGCCTCGAAGCCACACGCTGGCCCGGCCCCGGATCGCGTCCATACGGGCCATCAGTGCTTCCTAGGAAACGAGGCCGACGCGATCGGGGGGTCCTCGGTCACGAGCGCCAAGCTCGGATCCTCCGCGAACGCGACCGCAGGGTCCACGGATTCCAGGATGGCCGAGCGGACGCCCGTCATGACCGCGAGCACCCGGACGATGCCTTCGTACTTGCGGTCCACCCGGACGCCGAAGATCACGTTGGCGTCGGGACGCATCTGGGCCGTGAGACCTTCCACGATTTCGTGGGCCGTGCGAAGGCGCATCCCGGGCCCCGCGCTGATATGGATCAGGGCGCCTCGGGCGCCCCGATAGT containing:
- a CDS encoding PKD domain-containing protein, whose protein sequence is MALVKRDTVDLLLGIGVLAVGIGILLFTFSLALGVAQNPGDFFRNQMAQTNAQVKGPTADFTYSGSDLNVTFTDKSVAGSASLTSWQWNFGDNATSSRQNPSHRFYSYGSWQVSLTVVDGNAQQSRTFAQVTIQPRVPTSGNAVGNPFGGAGGLNVNLDLGVFLIPIGVGLLTTGMFLVMALIGGLITKAGWNLIKPKPETVRVRLKPRDLTQAFEEDTTPVGVRPQALAPPPPPPG